A genome region from Magnolia sinica isolate HGM2019 chromosome 8, MsV1, whole genome shotgun sequence includes the following:
- the LOC131254274 gene encoding uncharacterized protein LOC131254274, which translates to MPISDPPTTPHWVDMTDDVQQLIRQRLQNKFDLDLSVLHISHVVDDMVKEQFKEYHDNLHKRYKQCVNHEEVVQSTPPHVTHDDWQILCDRFSSDSFQRDSVTGQEPGPVDLYRGTHCRQATGSWVHPRASEISTVREKCFAKCITKPGTSLSGSESSCISRCVERCMEATGEDEISFWEEDWFGLGPLKCLI; encoded by the exons atgccgatctctgatccccccaccaCCCCCCATTGGGTGGACATGACAGATGATGTGCagcagctcatccgtcagcgccttcag aataaatttgacttggatttgagtgttctgCACATCTCCCATGTCGTCGACGACATGGTCAAGGAGCAGTTCAAGGAGTATCACGATAACTTACACAAGCGGTACAAGCAGTGCGTGAACCACGAGGAGGTCGTACAGTCCACACCACCGCACGTGACGCATGACGACTGGCAGATACTTTGCGATAGattttcgtctgattcttttcag cgagattccgtcactggccaggagcccggaccagtagacctctacagagggactcactgtcggcaggcgacgggatcttgggtacatcctagagccagcgagatttCG ACGGTAAGGGAGAAATGCTTTGCAAAGTGCATCACAAAGCCAGGGACAAGCTTGAGTGGGAGTGAGAGTAGTTGCATCTCAAGATGCGTGGAACGCTGCATGGAAGCCACTG GTGAGGACGAGATCAG CTTTTGGGAAGAGGACTGGTTCGGTCTTGGGCCCCTTAAGTGTCTGATCTAA